In a genomic window of Zonotrichia albicollis isolate bZonAlb1 chromosome 7, bZonAlb1.hap1, whole genome shotgun sequence:
- the LOC141729593 gene encoding olfactory receptor 14C36-like, with translation MSNSSSIRHFLLLALADMRQLQLLHFCLLLGISLAALLGNGLIISAVACGHHLHTPMFFFLLNLALSDLGSIGTTVPKAMHNSLWDTRDISYKGCAAQLFFFLFFISAEFFLLTIMCYDRYVSICKPLHYGTLLGSRACAHMVAAAWASAFLNALLHTANTFSLPLCHGNALGQYFCEVPQILKLSCSLSNFRKIWISLVAVCLASGCFVFIVFSYVQIFRAVLRIPSEQGRHKAFSTCLPHLAVVSLFVSTGSFSYLKPPSISSPSLDLALSVLYSVVPPALNPLIYSLRNQELKAAVWTLMTACF, from the coding sequence atgtccaacagcagctccatcaggcacttcctcctgctggcactggcagacatgcggcagctgcagctcctgcacttctgcctcttgctgggcatctccctggctgccctcctgggcaacggcctcatcatcagcgccgtagcctgcggccaccacctccacacgcccatgttcttcttcctgctcaacctggccctcagcgacctgggctccatcggcaccactgtccccaaagccatgcacaattccctctgggacaccagggacatctcctacaaaggatgtgctgctcagctctttttctttctcttcttcatttcagctgagtttttcctcctgaccatcatgtgctacgaccgctacgtgtccatctgcaaacctctgcactacgggaccctcctgggcagcagagcttgtgcccacatggtagcagctgcctgggccagtgcctttctcaatgctcttctgcacacggccaatacattttccctgcccctgtgccatggcaatgctcTGGGCCAGTACTTCTGTGAGGTTCCACAGATCCTCAAACTCTCCTGCTCACTATCCAACTtcagaaaaatttggatttcattGGTTGCTGTCTGTTTAGCTtctggctgttttgtgttcattgttttctcctatgtgcagatcttcagggctgtgctgaggatcccctctgagcagggacggcacaaagccttttccacctgccttccTCACCTGGCTGTTGTCTCCTTGTTTGTCAGCACTGGCTCTTtttcctacctgaagcccccctccatctcctccccctccctggatctggccctgtcagttctgtactcagtggtgcctccagccctgaaccccctcatctacagcctgaggaaccaggagctcaaggctgcagtgtggacactgatgactgCATGCTTttag
- the LOC141729476 gene encoding serine/threonine-protein kinase PAK 3-like, with protein sequence MELKVSELMVMKVNRNANLVNCLDSYLVGEELSLVMEYMDGGTLSNVISKTYLSEDEMAAISRECLQGLDFLHSNHVIHQDVKSRNILLRTNGSVKLGQYILGQTE encoded by the exons ATGGAACTAAAAGTCAGTGAACTCATGGTCATGAAGGTGAACAGGAATGCCAACCTGGTCAACTGTTTAGACAG ctaccttgtggGTGAGGAATTGTCCCTGGTtatggagtacatggatggaggcactcTGAGCAATGTCATCAGCAAGACCTACTTGTCagaagatgagatggcagccatcagtcgggag tgcctgcaaggactggattttcttcattcaaaccaTGTTATCCACCAAGATGTGAAGAGcagaaacatccttctcagaaccaacggctctgtcaagctgggtcagtatattcttggtcag acagAGTGA